Genomic DNA from Theropithecus gelada isolate Dixy chromosome 1, Tgel_1.0, whole genome shotgun sequence:
ATCCTTTGGAGGTTCAGACCCATCTATGAAACAAACCACCTCTGGGGTCAGCCTGCCCCCATCTGCTCCACCCAAAGAAATGAACAACCTGCAAATCACGGTGGAAATACACGCCTCACCAGTGCACAGAGCATTTGCAGTGTGCTATTTTTCAAAGCCCTTACCTTTGACCTGAGTATCGTACTCTGCTATGATCTCCTTATCCTTTTTGAATTTGGCTGGAGACgtcatgttttccttctttcttccaaatTCGAATTGTGAATTGATAGATCCACGGAAAAAATCCAAACACCTAAATCAATACCTCCAAGACCGCTTCTCTCGAGGGCAGAAGGGGCCCCCCGCGGTGGTCTCCAGCGCTCCGTGGAGCGCGGGCTGCGGGCTGGGCAGGCGGCTACGGCGGGCACATGCAGACGGTGGGCGCTGGGGCCGGGTGCGGCGGCGGCTGGTGCCTGTGCTAGAGCCGGAGCCGCAGCCTCAGCATTAGCCGGGAGAACTGCAGCGCCCGGAGGCTGGCCTGGGGTCTGACATCAACGACACAGGCAGGGAGTGGAAGTCCTTCCGCACAACATGGTGTGGGGCTGCGGGGGTGTGGACGCGCCCAGCTGTGTCCCCGGGAGGGAGTGGGTGCTTTTCGGGGTACCGGGAGAGGGCTGGGCGTGCTTCGCGGTTTTTTGTCGTAGAGGCTCAAAGATGCTGCAAATCAAATCCCAAACGGGAGCCGCAGCAGCGCAGACTGGATCGGAAGTCGTTTGCTCCGGTTCACTTGCCTGTAAATGCAGGAAAAGGGGGAGGGGGCGATCAGCCAGAGCGCAGATCCTAATCGCCGCGGGGGTGGGGTAGGGGACGTCGTTCCGAGCCCGCCCTGGGCCCATTCCTGTCGGCTTAACGCCTCCTGGCCCGCAGAGCCCGGCGCGGcgaggtggggaggaaggaagctCCCTCCGGATTTTGTTTTAAGGCTGAAAGAAAACACTTTGGAGCAGCCGCCTGCGCGGGCTTCGGGCGGGGACTGCAGGAACGCGGGGCACCGGGCGGGGACTGCGGCACCTCGGCGGCCTCCCGAGCCCCGCCAGCATTGGGCAGCGGCCAGCCCGAGAGAGCCCTCCCGACCTAGCCCCGGACGGGGCCCCAGACCCCCGGCCGGGGCACCTCCCTGTACATCAAAGGGGATCAAAGCCGGGGAGGGACAAGCCACCCGGGCACAACTTTTCTTCTCCTCCCGCCCCTCCTcccagttgttttgtttttggttactAGCTTCTCTTGGCAGCAAAATGTTGGTGGCGGGGTGAGGGGGGGCAAATCTGCAGGAAAAAGCCTGCTCGGCACGGGACACATCCAGGAAAACAATGTGGTCAGCTGAAGCAGGAAACGGGTTAGAGGATAGGGTCGGAGCCGGGAAAACCGGGGGGCGGCGAGCGGAAGGCAGCCGTCGCCTCCCCCAAGCTAGGGACGATAGTGACTATAAATGCCACCTCCAAAATTTTTTTCCCACCCAAGCCCAGAGATCCCAGATATCGCACCCAATCCCAGGCTGGGGATGGGGGGAGGTCGGTGAGGTCGCAGTCCTGACTCCTCGCACCAGGCGGTGCCCGAGAAGATCCTGCCCCGGACCAGGCCCAGGAGGCGGGAGGGACGCAAGCGGGAGCGCGGAGCCCGGCGTCTAGCTCCCCCGCGTGCCGCAGCAGCGACCCTTCCTAGTTGGTCGTTCCTTTTCCTCCGAGCTCCGGGAGGAGGAAGCTCCCGCTAGCGTCTCCCACTTCCCACggctggaggaaggggccacacgGAGGGAGCAAGACAGGGAGCAGAGGCGGCGGGCTTCAGGGGGGCGGGAAGCGGGAGGCGGGTGTGAGATGGGGTCCTGAGGCTGGAAGGGAGCCCGGGGACAAACGGAGTTGCACACGCTCGGAAGGCGGGAGGGGGCAAGGAGAAGGCTGCCTTAGAGGTGAGGTGAATTGGGGGACGATCTTGGGTCGCGATGTCGCGTGAAGCGCAAGGATGTCAGGAACTGTGGGGACCGAGATATGGTCTAGGAAAGGGAGTGGGCGAAGAGAAGTCCATCGGGGCGGGCCGGGGGGTGGGACTGGGGGAGAGCCCCGGAAGCTGAGCGAACACCCATCCTCCTAGGTCCTAGGCTGGGACCCGGGCTGTCCGCCAGGGCTGGGAGACAGTGGAGGAGGCCGGTCGATGGTTACGCGCGATGCCAACGACGACCGCCCCACGGTGGACCGCGGCTGCCCGTGTGCGGAGGAACGGGAGAGGCGGCTGGGTGCGGGCTGCGCTGCGGTCCGAGAGCCAGGACAGAGTCCCAGGCTGTACAGTGATGGGCGGAGAGACTCGCAGTCCTGAGAAGTATTATGGGCTGTACTGGGAGATTTGGAGAGGGTGGAGGGGGGGCGGTCTGAGGGATTCCGGGCGGCACCGCTAAGGCGATGCCGCGAGCAGCATCCGCGCCCTCTCCTTCCCGCCCCAGCCCGGGTTTGTTCAGTCAGGGCTCCAGCCCGGCGGccgggaggaagaaaaggaagagggaaggagccTTTACCTGGCTCTGACGCGACGGGTCCCAGGCCCCCGGCTCCGCTTCCCACTCAGAgatctcctcccctctcttccccgcCACCCGTTTCTACGCAGACCGCTGCCCCAGTCCCTTGAGGAGCCTCCGCCAACTCCGCAGGACCCCGCCGGGAAGCAGAGCCCACCCCTTTACCAATCACCGCCCGTTTTCTATCGACCGATGGGGCCCATAGCCAATAGGAAGAGCTGATCCCAAGAGGCCCGGAATAAGGGGGAGGAGCTGGCAAAACTTGGAGGTGTGACTATCACTGCCGAGGCGTGGTCACAGATTAAGCTCCACCCGGGGCTATCGAACCCCTGAGTAGAACTGATGGGCGGGATTAAGATGGAACCGACGACCAAACACAAACTCTTGAGCTAAGGCATGGCCAATTGGGCCGGGGTAGAGAGGAGGGGTGTTGCGGGTAATTTTAGCCAATAGAGAGTAGAGAGCGGTGGGGACTGTAGAACCTCTTCCAATAAGAAGCGGTAAGGGCGTGCCTTGCCACTTTCCCTAGGGCAAAGGGAGGGTTTGCCGAAACCTCCCGAAACCGGCCAATGAGATCGGAGGCGGAGCCAAGTTCAGCCAACCAGAAAGCTGAACTGATCTCAGCACCGTTACTGGGCGGTGCCTACGGTCTTCGAGCCACTAAGCTCTCGTCAGGGGAGGCCCCGGAGCCTTCCAATGAGGGACTGGGGCGAACTCTAGTTCTTCCAATCGGTGCGCGGCGCTGGCAATTCAAACTGATACCGGGTTGGAGAGGCCGGAAAAGCGGAAGAGGGAGCGAAAACCAACGTGTTTGGTGACAGACCCCAGCGCCGACTGAGCCCCCAAAGCGACTTCAGCCTTGCCCCACCACCACCGCGCGCCCGGGAACAGCCGCTCCAGGAAGAGACCTGAGGGGACTGCGGGGGGCACGAGGGACAGCTGAGAGGAGGAAAGACGCGAGAGAAACAGCGCGAGCACGCTGAGGGCTGGGGGTTGCCAGGAAGGGGGCCCGCGGACCCGCAGAGCGGAGGAAAGTCCAGGAGAGAGGGGCGGGACGGAGGAGAACCCGGGATCGCCTGGCAGAAAAAGCGAAGGGAGTTTCTGAATCCTGGGAAGAGGAGAAGTGGGAAGGGACGCTTAGCCCGAGATCCGAGAGCAGGGAACGGGAGCGCTCCGCGGGAGGGGCTTAATGCTGGGAAAGGGGCCTCTTAAAAGAGGAGAAGCTTTAAATAAGACGATCGGAGAAGACTGAGGGAATTGCTATGAAGGGGCAGGGGCTGAAGAGTAGAGGACTCCTTTAGACAGCAGAAAGGGAAAGCTGTTGAGAAGTTCCCTTCAAATCCCACCTGCCTCCTCTCCAATTCAAACTCCACTCCCTTatccaaaagttaaaaagaaaagccaagttGCCGCGCTCCCCTGTTcctactcaataaatacttctaCTCCGCcactgggaaaacagaaaaaaactaatttCCTTCCCAATATCAGAACTTAGAAAAGCTCGAGGTCTCGCAACTTGAATTTTAGCCTAGGGGAATCAAAGTAGTAGGAGCACTgctcttgtttcctttttcaaaatctCACACCTCATCCTTCCTGCGACACCATGTCTACCAACATTTGTAGTTTCAAGGACAGGTGCGTGTCCATCCTGTGTTGCAAATTCTGTAAACAAGTGCTCAGCTCTAGGGGAATGAAGGCTGTTTTGCTGGCTGATACTGAAATAGACCTTTTCTCTACAGACATCCCTCCTACCAAGTAAGTCATGCTAGTGGCGGGCAACGGTAGCTTTTAACTAAATGGGAACACTTATGGCTTGGATCTGTGGGAGTCAACAAAGAGGTTATCATTTCGGTGTTCCAGCCACTCCCACCAGTTTGATGATCCCCTTGGAATATATCTAAGTGGGCAGACTGTCTGGACAAAGTCTGTGGTTTAGCCAAGGTGGTCAGTCCTGATATAATGCTTCTAGTTCAATTATAGTCATATGACCACACATCTCTTAAGTTTGATTCCTCGTTCAGTGCCCTGCCCAACCATCCTATTTCGCTGAATCAAGTCCATGATGTAGACTCTAGGTAAATTCAGGCGAAATTTTCTGTACTGTTGGAGAGGAGAGGTCATTTAAGTTTTTCATTTCTATCCATGAAAgtttgcaccaaaaaaaaaaaaaaatcagttttctacCATTATTTGCAATTGGCATCCTAAATCAGATCCGTTGTTCATcaaattcagttttctttcctcaaaactctctctctctgaaagaGATGTAAATTGATTTTTATGGGATGAAAAATAGAGACTTAGCCTTAATCCTTATCTCCAATAAAGCCTATTTTGGACATTACACATTTGTTCCCATACTTGAAcccttttaaaatctgtttgtggccgggtgcggtggctaacgcctgtaatcccaacactttggaaggcggagacgggcggatcaccggaggtcaggagttcaagatcagccaggccaacatggtgaaaccccgtctctactaaaaatataaaaattagctgggtatggtggcaggcgcctgtaatcccagctacttgggaggctgaggcaggagaatcgcttgaaccctggaggcggaggttgcagtgagctgagatcatgccatcgcactccggggggtgggggtgggggacaaaagcaaggctttgtctcaataaataaataaataaataaaatctgtttgTTTTCAGCCACTAACTGCTTTCAGGTGTAGAGTCCTTAAGAATTTGCCTCCTATTTGGtaaaatagtcattttatttgactcaaataaacctttttctaGCTCTAAATAGTACTTTCCCTTTCCATAGTCAACATATATGTGCCCTACGTGAATCTTCAAGATTTAGTTCTTTATTGAAATTGTATTATTAAAAGGAAAGTAATTATCCAAAATATGAGTGGACAGTTATTCTCTAAGTCTTTGCATACAGATCCAGAGGAAGCAGGCTAATAACtacaattcattttaaattaatttcatgaTAATGATAGAAGCtttacaagtttttaaatttacccAGGTAAAGCTGTGTACTCTTCCTTTCTTGAAATCTTTTCTGAATTGATCTAAGTGTAATCATGCCTCACAGCAAAACCAAAGGCTCTCATCTATTGCAGAGATAAAtgggttattttaaaatcttatcaatttttttaaattctaagttaatatttgacatttgtgtgtgtgcatcatatatgtatttcaaaaaaggaaaaacactagaaaataaataatagaaccTACTGCTACAAAGTTCTGAGATTCATTGTccactgctttttgtttttagtagctcatacacaaatttaaaatattaacccATTCATTGCAATAGCTATGGTAAGTAATAAGGCAGTCATAAGGAAGGCTAGGTGAATTGTTACAGGTTAGACCCAAGTCTAGAATAGAATCAGGTTTTTCCTATTTTCTGCTCTTCTTTGTAGGGGTTAAAATAGTAATGAATTAGCGTGCTAAGATGTGTGTGAATCAATGAacacataaaaaaattttaaatggaaaatttgtCAGATGTTTATGGTGAGCTCACAAATCTGAACTGACTCTTTAAAAACATACTATAGTTCTATGTTAGCTTTCAGCTCTTTGGATTGACAAAATTTGTGCTAAATCAAGCATAGAATTACTATCCGATTCAGCAGTTCTGGGTTCATATCCAAAAGAATTCAAAGCTGGATCTTGGAAGAGagatttgcacacccatgttcattaacagcattattca
This window encodes:
- the FAM72A gene encoding protein FAM72A isoform X5 translates to MSTNICSFKDRCVSILCCKFCKQVLSSRGMKAVLLADTEIDLFSTDIPPTNAVDFTGRCYFTKICKCKLKDIACLKWCKRPTLGQLARDRREYR